In Geopsychrobacter electrodiphilus DSM 16401, a single window of DNA contains:
- a CDS encoding 2-hydroxymuconate tautomerase family protein: MPYVNIKITRDGATAEQKAQLIRGATDLLVQVLGKNPASLVVVIDEVDTDNWGIGGETVTSRRQGGK; encoded by the coding sequence ATGCCATACGTCAACATTAAAATTACCCGCGATGGAGCAACGGCAGAGCAGAAAGCGCAGCTGATCAGAGGCGCGACAGATTTACTGGTACAGGTTCTGGGTAAAAACCCGGCATCACTCGTGGTCGTTATCGATGAAGTGGATACCGACAACTGGGGGATTGGTGGCGAGACGGTGACATCCAGACGGCAAGGGGGAAAATAG
- a CDS encoding spermidine synthase — protein sequence MIPWKQLDSTDIPNDGGQLRLFQRDDEFSIRIDNCELMNSRAHGSEEKLAEWGCATLNRLEAPRVLIGGLGMGFTAAAALLQLGSNAQVVIAELLPAVVRWNREFLGHLAGQPLQDPRTQIRETDVAALIKTSPRMFDAILLDVDNGPDGLTQKENDWLYSDAGLKSSYQALKSGGVLAVWSAGPSTAFTNRLHKAGFKVREEQTRARGKGKGSRHTIWLGTRK from the coding sequence ATGATCCCCTGGAAACAACTCGACAGTACTGATATTCCCAATGATGGCGGACAACTGCGGCTCTTTCAGCGCGATGACGAATTTTCTATCCGCATCGACAACTGTGAACTGATGAACAGCCGGGCGCACGGTTCTGAAGAGAAGCTCGCCGAATGGGGCTGCGCGACCCTGAATCGCCTGGAAGCCCCCAGGGTTTTAATTGGGGGCTTGGGGATGGGGTTCACTGCTGCGGCCGCCTTGCTCCAACTCGGGAGCAATGCGCAGGTGGTGATCGCCGAACTGCTGCCAGCCGTGGTGCGCTGGAACAGAGAGTTCCTGGGCCACCTGGCCGGACAGCCGTTGCAGGATCCCCGAACTCAGATTCGCGAAACGGATGTGGCGGCTCTCATCAAGACCTCGCCCCGGATGTTTGACGCCATCCTGCTTGATGTTGACAACGGCCCGGACGGTCTGACCCAGAAAGAGAATGACTGGCTCTATTCAGACGCCGGTCTCAAGAGCAGCTACCAGGCCCTCAAGTCTGGCGGCGTACTGGCGGTCTGGTCTGCAGGCCCAAGCACAGCCTTTACCAACCGACTGCACAAAGCCGGGTTCAAGGTCAGAGAAGAACAGACCCGCGCCCGCGGTAAAGGCAAGGGTAGCCGCCATACCATCTGGCTAGGCACACGAAAATAA
- a CDS encoding ATP-dependent helicase: protein MFDLNTLNPQQRQAVEHDLGPLLLLAGAGSGKTRVITCRIGYLLEQRQVEAGQILALTFTNKAAREMRERVEQMVGHKASKGMVISTFHSLCVRILKAHIEKLGYKKNFSIYAASDQLRLVRDLLRELVADASSKDAERVLWQISDAKNRLVSAKGFKANINHPDSCLTAEIYPRYQKALKAFNAVDFDDLLLLVVQLFNEQPQVLADYQQRYLYQMVDEYQDTNPVQYQLLHQLSRAHGNLCVVGDDDQSIYGFRGADVATILNFEKDFPGTRVIKLEQNYRSTGHILAAANAVIGHNKKRREKALWTSDGAGEKVEYLLCEDDEDEARQVMERIHAERFKRKLEYRDFAILYRTNSQSRSFEEQLRYEDIPYVLIGGQQFFDRKEVKDLVAYLKVLINPFDEVNLLRILNYPKRGIGGTSADTLIRLSAESERPLWELLQHAIEIEGLSSKVTSAIDSFVELLKRYRKSFGHPASMVETLREMISELKLEAELYRQETDPQKARRRVENQAEVLNAMGSYLERESEPSLAGFIERVSLLDDERAGRNDKEKKLAQDAVTLMSLHASKGLEFPVVFLVGMEEETLPHKKSIYETFDIDEERRLCYVGITRARRQLVLIGARRRRRYGSLTQRDPSRFLTEIPEAVLLRLSSEVPRESSEVEKEQMASSFFAGISNLFGD, encoded by the coding sequence ATGTTTGATCTGAACACACTCAACCCGCAACAACGTCAAGCCGTTGAACATGATCTTGGCCCCTTGCTCCTGCTGGCCGGGGCCGGTTCCGGTAAAACACGGGTCATCACCTGCCGCATCGGTTACCTGCTGGAGCAGCGTCAGGTGGAAGCGGGGCAGATACTTGCGCTCACCTTCACCAACAAGGCCGCGCGTGAGATGCGTGAACGGGTTGAGCAGATGGTCGGGCACAAGGCCAGCAAGGGGATGGTGATCAGCACTTTTCACTCTCTTTGTGTGCGGATATTGAAAGCTCATATTGAGAAGCTCGGCTACAAGAAGAATTTTTCGATCTATGCCGCCAGCGATCAGCTGCGCCTGGTGCGGGACCTGCTGCGCGAACTGGTGGCCGATGCCAGTTCGAAAGACGCCGAACGGGTGCTGTGGCAGATCTCCGACGCCAAGAACCGGCTGGTGTCCGCAAAGGGCTTTAAGGCCAACATTAATCATCCTGACAGCTGCCTGACCGCCGAGATCTATCCGCGCTATCAGAAGGCGCTCAAGGCCTTCAACGCGGTCGATTTTGATGATCTGCTGCTGCTGGTGGTGCAGCTGTTTAACGAACAGCCCCAAGTTTTGGCAGACTACCAGCAACGTTACCTCTACCAGATGGTTGACGAATATCAGGATACCAACCCGGTGCAGTATCAACTGCTACATCAGCTGTCGCGCGCCCACGGCAATCTCTGCGTGGTCGGTGACGATGATCAGTCGATCTACGGCTTTCGCGGCGCCGATGTGGCGACCATTCTCAATTTTGAAAAAGACTTCCCCGGGACCAGGGTGATCAAACTGGAGCAGAACTACCGCTCGACCGGCCATATCCTGGCGGCGGCTAACGCGGTGATCGGGCACAACAAAAAGCGTCGCGAAAAGGCGCTCTGGACCTCTGACGGCGCGGGGGAGAAGGTCGAATATCTGCTGTGCGAGGACGATGAGGACGAAGCACGGCAGGTGATGGAGCGGATCCACGCCGAACGCTTTAAACGCAAACTTGAATACCGCGACTTTGCCATTCTGTACCGCACCAACAGCCAGTCGCGTTCCTTCGAAGAGCAGCTGCGTTACGAGGACATCCCCTATGTGCTGATCGGTGGTCAGCAGTTTTTTGACCGCAAGGAGGTCAAGGATCTGGTCGCATACCTGAAGGTGTTGATCAATCCCTTTGATGAAGTGAATCTGCTGCGAATCCTCAACTATCCCAAGCGCGGTATCGGTGGCACCAGCGCCGATACCCTGATCAGGCTTTCGGCCGAGAGTGAACGCCCACTGTGGGAACTTCTGCAGCACGCGATCGAGATCGAAGGCCTCTCAAGCAAGGTGACGAGCGCCATCGACAGCTTTGTCGAACTGCTTAAGCGCTACCGCAAGAGTTTTGGACATCCCGCGTCAATGGTCGAAACTCTGCGCGAGATGATCAGCGAGTTGAAGCTCGAGGCGGAACTTTATCGGCAGGAGACCGATCCGCAAAAGGCCCGGCGCCGGGTCGAAAATCAGGCTGAGGTGCTGAACGCCATGGGCTCGTATCTGGAACGCGAGAGCGAACCTTCCCTGGCCGGATTTATCGAACGGGTGTCGCTGCTGGATGATGAACGCGCCGGGCGAAATGACAAAGAGAAGAAGCTCGCGCAGGATGCCGTCACCCTGATGAGCCTGCATGCGAGCAAGGGACTGGAGTTTCCGGTGGTCTTCCTGGTCGGAATGGAGGAGGAGACCCTGCCGCATAAGAAATCGATCTACGAAACCTTCGATATCGATGAAGAACGGCGGCTCTGTTATGTCGGAATCACCCGTGCGCGGCGCCAGCTGGTGTTGATCGGTGCACGGCGACGACGACGTTACGGTAGTCTGACACAGCGTGATCCGAGCCGGTTTTTGACCGAGATCCCGGAAGCGGTGCTGTTACGCTTAAGCAGTGAGGTTCCGCGCGAAAGCAGTGAGGTTGAAAAGGAGCAGATGGCCAGCAGTTTTTTTGCCGGGATCAGCAATCTGTTCGGAGATTGA
- a CDS encoding OsmC family protein — MKISFPGGVAVNAEFDGFTVKSDQPVRAGGQGAAPSPFDLFLASLGTCAGFFALRFCQQRELSTEGLELTLDVERNPETHLPSKVRIAIELPTGFPDKYRDAIIRATDQCAVKRSIADPPEFEVLTV, encoded by the coding sequence ATGAAGATTAGTTTTCCTGGTGGGGTGGCAGTAAATGCAGAGTTTGATGGTTTTACGGTCAAGAGTGATCAGCCGGTCAGGGCCGGCGGCCAGGGCGCCGCGCCTTCGCCGTTTGATCTGTTTCTGGCGTCGCTGGGTACCTGTGCCGGTTTTTTTGCCCTGCGATTTTGCCAGCAGCGCGAACTGTCGACCGAAGGGCTGGAGCTGACGTTGGATGTTGAACGCAATCCCGAGACCCATCTCCCTTCGAAGGTGCGGATCGCCATCGAGCTACCGACCGGCTTCCCCGACAAATATCGGGATGCCATCATTCGGGCGACAGATCAGTGCGCTGTTAAACGCAGCATCGCTGATCCGCCAGAGTTTGAAGTCCTGACGGTGTAG
- the nudC gene encoding NAD(+) diphosphatase → MSYSLPKSYSSCELLPFNRSALEDEFKLAPPAADPGGPGFWLLLQGTRLVMPESTPPTLLHGPLPSELANPLQATYIGLWQGQPCRALSVSRDQEITPRLQAVNILAPEPGLPLSLLSLAGLGNAILHWEKTSRYCDNCAGKMERITGEWGKKCTLCGAFHYPRIHPCVIVLVRRGDQLLLVRKPEWPTGRYGLVAGFVEFGENLEQTVVRELMEETGIEVTNICYQGSQSWPFPSQIMAGFTADYHAGEIQLQADELSEGGWFTIDNLPQLPPSRSIARWLIDKTINDSQIDPLRQKG, encoded by the coding sequence ATGAGCTACTCACTACCGAAGAGCTATAGCAGCTGCGAACTGCTCCCCTTCAACCGCAGCGCGCTGGAGGATGAGTTTAAACTGGCCCCCCCGGCGGCGGACCCCGGTGGCCCGGGTTTCTGGCTGTTGTTGCAAGGGACCCGGCTGGTGATGCCAGAGTCCACGCCGCCCACCCTGCTGCACGGACCTCTGCCGTCGGAACTGGCCAATCCCCTGCAGGCCACCTATATCGGCCTCTGGCAGGGGCAACCCTGCCGGGCGCTCTCCGTCAGTCGCGACCAAGAGATCACCCCTCGCCTGCAGGCGGTGAATATCCTCGCTCCGGAACCCGGATTGCCGCTTTCGTTATTGTCTCTGGCAGGGTTGGGTAATGCGATTTTACACTGGGAAAAAACCAGTCGCTACTGTGATAACTGTGCGGGCAAGATGGAACGCATTACCGGGGAATGGGGGAAAAAGTGTACCCTCTGCGGTGCCTTCCACTATCCCCGCATCCACCCCTGCGTGATCGTGCTGGTACGCCGTGGTGATCAACTCCTCCTGGTGCGCAAACCCGAATGGCCGACAGGGCGCTATGGCCTGGTCGCCGGCTTCGTCGAATTCGGGGAGAACCTCGAACAGACGGTGGTGCGCGAGCTCATGGAAGAGACCGGGATCGAGGTCACCAACATCTGCTATCAGGGGAGTCAGAGCTGGCCCTTTCCCAGCCAGATCATGGCCGGGTTTACGGCGGATTATCACGCCGGCGAAATTCAACTGCAGGCCGATGAGCTTTCCGAGGGAGGCTGGTTCACGATCGACAATCTACCTCAGCTACCTCCCAGTCGCAGTATCGCGCGCTGGCTGATAGATAAAACGATCAATGATTCACAAATCGACCCACTCAGGCAAAAGGGTTAA
- a CDS encoding NUDIX hydrolase, producing the protein MSLLSEEIIFNGRILDLARETHRLPNGREARFEIIHHPGGAAALPIDPDGRLLLIRQFRPAARGTILEIPAGRLEPGEDPATCIVRELQEEVGRKAGRVELLSKIYSTVGFCQEIIHIYLATELTPTPTAREEHEFIELLPLTAAEAFALVDSGQISDAKTLIALQAYRQRLTEGA; encoded by the coding sequence ATGTCCCTGCTCAGCGAAGAGATAATTTTCAACGGTCGCATTCTTGATCTGGCTCGCGAAACCCATCGACTGCCGAATGGTCGGGAGGCCCGTTTCGAAATAATTCATCATCCAGGCGGTGCGGCGGCGTTGCCGATTGATCCGGATGGACGTCTGCTGCTGATTCGCCAGTTCCGCCCCGCGGCGCGCGGCACTATTTTGGAAATTCCGGCGGGCCGCCTTGAACCTGGTGAGGATCCCGCAACCTGTATAGTCAGGGAATTACAGGAAGAGGTCGGCCGCAAGGCCGGTAGGGTTGAGCTGTTGAGTAAAATCTACAGTACGGTCGGATTCTGCCAAGAGATCATTCATATCTATCTCGCGACGGAGTTAACTCCCACCCCGACGGCCCGCGAAGAGCACGAGTTCATCGAACTGCTCCCTTTGACCGCGGCAGAAGCTTTTGCTCTGGTCGATAGCGGTCAGATCAGTGATGCCAAAACCCTGATTGCCCTGCAGGCGTACCGTCAACGTCTGACGGAGGGCGCATGA
- a CDS encoding response regulator produces MDILSEGGGENIMYVDDEEGLAILGQEFLEDMGYAVTPVFSSREALRLFSADPQKYDMVVTDQTMPEMSGVEMAIAMKQISPETPVVLCSGSRMSLDSPGVSESSICEVLLKPEVFDRLPQLLSRLFMHKSDR; encoded by the coding sequence ATGGATATTCTGTCAGAGGGCGGCGGAGAAAATATCATGTATGTCGATGATGAAGAGGGGTTGGCGATTCTGGGGCAAGAATTCCTTGAGGATATGGGCTATGCGGTCACGCCGGTCTTCAGCAGTCGCGAAGCCCTCAGGCTCTTCAGCGCTGATCCGCAAAAATATGACATGGTAGTAACCGATCAGACCATGCCCGAAATGAGCGGGGTTGAAATGGCGATCGCCATGAAACAGATTTCACCCGAAACACCGGTTGTGCTCTGTTCTGGTTCGAGGATGTCCCTCGATTCCCCCGGGGTGAGCGAAAGTTCGATCTGTGAAGTGTTGTTGAAACCCGAAGTTTTTGACCGGCTGCCCCAATTGCTGAGCCGGCTCTTCATGCATAAGAGTGACAGGTGA
- a CDS encoding cytochrome b5 domain-containing protein translates to MTTEQLAQYTGKNGQPAYVAVGGTVYDVSASPMWQDGLHANTHQAGCDLTEALKSAPHIGALIERFPSVGQLETQRPQPTSRNSKLLLAGAVATAIALAWFFLR, encoded by the coding sequence ATGACGACAGAACAGCTTGCCCAATACACAGGTAAAAACGGCCAACCCGCCTACGTAGCCGTGGGGGGCACTGTTTATGATGTCAGTGCGAGCCCTATGTGGCAGGACGGGCTGCATGCCAACACGCATCAGGCGGGATGTGACCTCACCGAAGCGCTTAAGTCCGCACCACACATCGGCGCCCTGATCGAACGCTTCCCCAGCGTCGGTCAGCTTGAAACACAGAGGCCACAACCGACATCCAGAAATTCAAAGCTTTTGCTCGCGGGAGCAGTTGCGACAGCTATCGCCCTCGCCTGGTTCTTTCTGCGCTAG
- the proC gene encoding pyrroline-5-carboxylate reductase, protein MTNIDKIGFIGGGNMAEAIIKGLIEAACPASKILVAEPSDLRRGHLADAYKVNVTSDNLDVMRQCDLVVLAIKPQIADEVISGIASVYRKETLLVTILAGISCAYLEGHFDTAARVVRVMPNTPALVGEAATAICQGHNTSHDDLMLVQHLFETVGQVQQIDERQMDAVTGLSGSGPAYVYTIIEALADGGVREGLRRDIAHALAVQTVVGAALMVRETGEHPAILRDRVCSPGGTAITGVSTLEKNGLRTTLMEAVSAASKRSRELGGS, encoded by the coding sequence ATGACAAATATTGATAAAATCGGTTTTATCGGCGGCGGCAATATGGCCGAGGCGATAATTAAAGGGCTGATTGAGGCGGCTTGCCCTGCTAGTAAAATTCTGGTCGCAGAACCGAGCGATTTGCGGCGCGGACATCTGGCCGACGCCTACAAGGTTAATGTGACCAGCGACAACCTTGACGTCATGCGCCAGTGTGATCTGGTGGTGCTGGCGATTAAACCGCAGATCGCCGACGAAGTGATCAGCGGCATTGCCAGTGTCTATCGTAAAGAGACGCTGCTGGTGACGATTCTGGCGGGGATTTCCTGCGCCTACCTCGAAGGCCATTTCGATACCGCCGCCCGGGTTGTGCGTGTGATGCCGAATACCCCGGCGCTGGTTGGTGAGGCTGCAACCGCCATCTGTCAGGGACACAATACCAGCCATGATGATCTGATGCTGGTTCAGCATCTGTTTGAAACCGTCGGTCAGGTGCAACAGATCGATGAGCGGCAGATGGACGCGGTGACGGGTCTGTCGGGTTCAGGCCCGGCCTATGTGTATACGATTATCGAAGCCCTGGCCGACGGCGGGGTACGCGAAGGGTTACGGCGCGATATCGCCCATGCGCTGGCGGTGCAGACCGTGGTTGGCGCGGCGCTGATGGTGCGCGAGACTGGCGAGCACCCTGCCATCCTGCGGGATCGGGTCTGTTCTCCTGGAGGGACCGCGATCACTGGTGTCAGCACCCTGGAGAAGAATGGCCTGCGCACCACGCTGATGGAGGCGGTCAGTGCCGCCTCAAAACGGTCACGCGAGTTGGGCGGATCTTAA
- a CDS encoding sigma-54 interaction domain-containing protein, with protein MSLEMTTDRTIEELNRELNAIINSSSDGLFVCRADGTVIRINPASERMHHVRAEEMLGKNIFTLVEEGFVDRSAALEAIRSRKQVSVLQNHRGRKLMSTGTPVFDEAGALVLVVVTVRDVTEIDQLQRSIEEEEARSSQFREQMLAAQQFELEERQIIARSPVMVQVLKQAVRAGGADSTVLILGESGVGKGVVADLIHSHSKRAQGPMIRINCGAIPETLIESELFGYEKGAFTGAQTAKPGYFELADGGTLFLDEIAELPLGSQVKLLRFLEDGRITRLGATTASAINVRVLAATHRDLEKMVASERFRLDLYYRLNVIPLTVPPLRERHDCLLPLLRHYIGYFGRRGDLTRRLGRAAVDSLLAYDYPGNVRELMNLCERLVVMSETEVIGETDLPRMIRPTQSTAAANDPLWQNGQTLAEILASVERRVLTEMSACCANQTEVAARLGINQSTVARKLKKHHSH; from the coding sequence GTGAGCCTGGAAATGACAACAGATCGGACCATCGAAGAACTCAACCGTGAATTGAACGCGATTATCAACTCCTCTTCCGATGGGCTGTTTGTCTGCCGCGCCGATGGCACGGTTATCCGTATTAATCCAGCCTCCGAACGGATGCACCATGTCAGGGCCGAGGAGATGCTCGGCAAGAACATCTTCACCCTGGTTGAAGAAGGTTTTGTCGATCGCAGTGCCGCCCTTGAGGCGATCCGCAGTCGCAAGCAGGTGAGCGTGCTGCAGAATCATCGCGGGCGTAAATTGATGTCGACCGGAACGCCGGTATTTGATGAGGCCGGCGCATTGGTGCTGGTTGTGGTGACGGTGCGTGATGTGACCGAGATCGATCAACTGCAGCGCAGTATTGAAGAGGAAGAGGCGCGGAGCAGTCAGTTCCGCGAACAGATGCTTGCGGCGCAGCAGTTTGAATTGGAAGAACGTCAGATTATTGCACGCAGCCCGGTCATGGTTCAGGTTTTGAAACAGGCTGTACGTGCCGGGGGGGCCGATTCAACCGTTTTGATTCTGGGTGAATCGGGGGTCGGCAAGGGGGTGGTGGCTGATTTGATACATAGTCATTCGAAACGGGCGCAGGGACCGATGATTCGCATCAATTGTGGGGCCATCCCGGAAACCCTGATCGAATCGGAGCTATTCGGTTACGAGAAGGGGGCCTTTACCGGGGCACAAACCGCCAAGCCGGGTTACTTTGAACTCGCCGACGGCGGGACCCTCTTTCTGGACGAGATTGCCGAACTTCCGCTGGGCTCACAAGTCAAATTATTGCGCTTTTTAGAAGACGGTCGCATTACCCGCCTGGGGGCAACTACGGCGTCGGCCATCAATGTCCGGGTGCTGGCCGCAACCCATCGCGATCTTGAAAAGATGGTGGCGAGCGAGCGGTTTCGTCTCGATCTCTATTATCGACTCAATGTGATTCCACTGACGGTGCCACCGCTGCGCGAGCGTCATGACTGCCTGCTGCCATTGTTGCGTCATTATATTGGGTATTTTGGGCGGCGCGGTGACCTGACACGCCGACTTGGCAGGGCTGCTGTTGATTCGTTGCTCGCCTATGACTACCCGGGGAACGTGCGAGAACTGATGAACCTGTGCGAACGCCTGGTGGTGATGTCGGAGACCGAAGTTATCGGCGAGACCGATCTGCCGCGCATGATCAGGCCAACCCAGTCGACTGCAGCCGCAAATGACCCGCTATGGCAGAACGGGCAGACCCTGGCCGAGATTCTGGCCTCGGTCGAGCGACGGGTTCTGACCGAAATGAGTGCCTGTTGCGCCAACCAGACTGAAGTTGCCGCCCGCCTTGGCATCAATCAATCAACCGTAGCCCGCAAATTGAAAAAACATCATTCTCATTGA
- the pruA gene encoding L-glutamate gamma-semialdehyde dehydrogenase → MNLLNNAVFKVPVPTNEPIYSYAPGTLERARLKAALAEIASKKIEIPLILGGKEVRTGKLGQVVMPHDHKHVLAEYHMAGEAEIKLAIDLAMKAKPAWEALRWEERAAIFLKAAELLSGKYRYQMNAISMLSTSKSAYQAEIDAACELIDFLRFNIGYAEQIYAEQPPISPKGIWNSLQQRPLEGFVLAVAPFNFTAIAGNLATAPAIMGNTVLLKPASSCVYTPYLFMQILKEAGLPDGVINFIPGSGSQIGGICLPHRDLGGVHFTGSTKVFHGMWKTIGENIAGYKSYPRIVGETGGKDFIVAHQSANVHKLATGIIRGAFEFQGQKCSAASRSYVPESLWPALRKVLEQDIAKIKMGPTTDFRNFFNAVIDQASFDSIRKFIDYAADSADAEVIIGGGCDDSVGFFIEPTVILAKDPHFRTMEEEIFGPVMTIYVYPDDEYEQTLELCDQTSPYALTGAVFAADRSAVSLALSKLENAAGNFYINDKPTGAVVGQQPFGGARASGTNDKAGARLNLLRWVSPRTIKETFDAPENFEYPFMDEE, encoded by the coding sequence ATGAATCTTTTAAACAATGCTGTGTTTAAAGTCCCCGTTCCAACCAATGAGCCGATCTACTCCTATGCTCCGGGGACACTCGAGCGCGCTCGACTGAAAGCGGCACTCGCCGAAATCGCTTCAAAAAAAATTGAGATCCCGCTAATTCTCGGCGGCAAAGAAGTTCGCACCGGCAAACTGGGTCAGGTGGTGATGCCGCATGATCATAAACATGTGCTGGCAGAATACCATATGGCAGGCGAAGCCGAGATCAAACTGGCGATCGACCTAGCGATGAAGGCCAAGCCAGCCTGGGAAGCGCTACGCTGGGAAGAGCGCGCGGCAATTTTTCTGAAAGCGGCCGAACTTCTTTCAGGAAAGTATCGCTATCAGATGAATGCTATCAGCATGCTTTCGACCAGCAAGAGTGCCTATCAGGCCGAAATTGATGCGGCCTGCGAACTGATCGACTTTCTGCGTTTTAACATCGGTTATGCTGAGCAGATTTACGCCGAGCAACCGCCCATATCGCCTAAAGGGATTTGGAATTCACTGCAGCAGCGCCCGCTTGAAGGCTTCGTTCTCGCCGTTGCGCCTTTCAACTTCACCGCCATTGCCGGTAATCTGGCGACCGCACCGGCAATTATGGGTAACACCGTGCTGCTCAAGCCGGCATCCAGTTGCGTCTACACACCCTACCTGTTTATGCAGATTCTGAAAGAGGCGGGTCTGCCGGACGGCGTCATCAATTTCATTCCAGGCTCGGGTTCGCAGATCGGTGGGATCTGCCTGCCTCACCGCGATCTGGGTGGTGTTCATTTTACGGGCTCGACCAAAGTATTTCACGGGATGTGGAAAACTATCGGTGAAAATATTGCGGGGTACAAGTCTTACCCACGCATCGTTGGTGAGACCGGCGGCAAGGATTTTATCGTCGCCCATCAGAGCGCCAATGTGCATAAACTGGCGACCGGGATTATTCGTGGTGCCTTCGAATTTCAGGGGCAAAAGTGTTCGGCCGCTTCCCGGTCTTATGTGCCGGAATCACTCTGGCCGGCTTTGCGCAAAGTCCTCGAGCAGGATATCGCCAAGATCAAGATGGGACCGACGACCGATTTCAGAAACTTCTTTAATGCGGTGATCGATCAGGCGTCCTTCGACAGCATCCGCAAGTTCATCGATTACGCCGCCGATTCGGCGGATGCTGAGGTGATCATCGGTGGGGGCTGTGATGACAGTGTCGGCTTCTTTATTGAACCGACCGTTATTCTGGCCAAAGATCCCCATTTCCGCACTATGGAAGAGGAGATCTTCGGGCCGGTGATGACCATCTACGTCTATCCGGATGACGAGTATGAACAGACTCTCGAACTCTGCGATCAGACCTCACCCTACGCGCTGACCGGGGCCGTCTTTGCTGCAGACCGCAGTGCCGTCAGTCTGGCGCTCTCCAAACTCGAAAATGCCGCCGGTAACTTCTATATCAATGACAAGCCGACCGGCGCGGTTGTCGGTCAGCAGCCTTTCGGCGGCGCGCGTGCTTCAGGCACTAACGACAAGGCCGGGGCGCGGCTCAATCTGTTGCGCTGGGTCTCGCCACGAACCATTAAAGAGACCTTTGATGCACCTGAAAACTTCGAATATCCCTTCATGGATGAGGAATAG
- a CDS encoding proline dehydrogenase family protein: protein MSIFNFLVSKTIMHVPGPIVGFFAKGYIAGEKLEDAVRVARDLNGRRMLATIDILGEFIKTKKEADFFKEQCLEILETISREKIDANLSLKPTQMGLLLDEDFAAANIREIVAKAAELNSFVRIDMEDIACTDATIKLYRTLREEFPGHVGLVLQAYLRRTGADIESLSDAPMHFRLCKGIYNEPRTAAWKNPLTINRSYVKALERMFKHKAYVGIATHDEKLVFEALELIDQYGLKPEEYEFQMLLGVDEELRQIIVDAGHRLRVYVPYGASWMPYSRRRLRENPSIAKHALRQMLGMKRF, encoded by the coding sequence ATGTCGATCTTCAACTTCCTGGTTTCAAAAACCATCATGCACGTACCGGGACCGATCGTCGGGTTCTTCGCCAAGGGCTATATCGCCGGAGAGAAGTTGGAAGATGCGGTTCGTGTGGCTCGTGATCTGAACGGGCGCCGGATGCTGGCGACGATCGATATACTTGGTGAGTTTATTAAAACCAAAAAGGAGGCGGACTTTTTCAAGGAACAGTGTCTCGAGATCCTCGAAACAATTTCCCGCGAAAAGATCGATGCCAACCTGTCGCTCAAGCCGACTCAGATGGGGTTGCTGCTCGATGAGGACTTTGCCGCTGCCAATATCCGTGAAATCGTGGCCAAGGCGGCAGAGCTGAACAGTTTCGTGCGCATCGATATGGAAGATATTGCCTGCACAGATGCCACGATCAAGCTGTACCGCACACTGCGCGAAGAGTTCCCCGGTCATGTCGGGCTGGTGCTTCAGGCTTATCTGCGGCGCACCGGTGCGGATATCGAGAGCTTGAGTGATGCGCCTATGCACTTTCGGTTATGCAAGGGGATCTACAATGAACCCCGCACTGCGGCCTGGAAGAACCCGCTCACCATCAATCGCAGTTACGTCAAGGCCTTGGAGCGGATGTTCAAGCACAAGGCTTATGTCGGTATTGCGACACATGATGAAAAGCTGGTCTTCGAGGCCCTTGAGCTGATTGATCAGTATGGGCTCAAGCCGGAAGAATATGAATTTCAGATGCTGCTCGGGGTCGATGAGGAGCTGCGCCAGATTATCGTCGATGCCGGTCACCGTTTGCGGGTTTATGTTCCCTACGGTGCGTCCTGGATGCCCTACTCACGGCGACGGCTGCGGGAGAATCCTTCGATTGCTAAACATGCTCTGAGGCAGATGCTCGGAATGAAACGTTTTTAG